The following are encoded together in the Stegostoma tigrinum isolate sSteTig4 chromosome 42, sSteTig4.hap1, whole genome shotgun sequence genome:
- the LOC125449383 gene encoding RDS/peripherin-like protein xRDS35 → MVLLKVKFTFQKRVHLAQTLWMLCWFSVLTGILTFALGIYLKCELKRRNEVMDNTDIHLVPNTLIAVGLLSMLLNFIGVRICSDSLHLAKFPRWKGYIEPYLVFSFLFTFLMLFASLLSYFMRGNLDTSLKIGLRNGIRFYKDTDTPGRCYQKRTIDHIQTEFQCCGNNNYKDWFEVQWISNRFLDFNNKDIRDHIKSNVDGRYLIDGVPFSCCNPNSPRPCIQRQITNNSAHFNYEFQTEELNLWMTGCREALLSYYTGMMATIGTSVLLCYVTQLGVLTGLRYLSIATEAVVGQENPECDSEGYLLDKGPMEIMRTATKALKDKFCFNQVQTEPAATESNKTEK, encoded by the exons ATGGTCCTGCTCAAAGTGAAATTCACCTTTCAAAAACGCGTACACTTGGCACAAACTCTATGGATGCTCTGCTGGTTTTCGGTCCTGACTGGAATCTTGACTTTCGCTTTGGGAATCTACCTCAAATGTGAGCTGAAGAGACGGAATGAGGTGATGGACAATACTGACATCCACCTTGTCCCCAACACCCTGATTGCTGTGGGCCTCCTGTCGATGCTCCTTAACTTCATCGGGGTGAGGATCTGCAGTGACTCGCTGCACCTGGCCAAGTTTCCTCGGTGGAAGGGTTACATAGAGCCCTACCTCGTCTTCTCTTTCCTCTTCACCTTCCTCATGCTGTTTGCTTCGCTGCTGAGCTACTTCATGAGAGGGAACCTGGACACATCGCTGAAGATTGGCCTGAGAAACGGAATCCGTTTCTACAAGGACACAGACACCCCAGGAAGGTGCTATCAGAAGAGGACCATAGACCACATCCAGACGGAATTCCAGTGCTGTGGGAACAACAACTACAAGGACTGGTTTGAGGTGCAGTGGATCAGTAACCGATTCCTAGACTTTAACAACAAGGACATAAGGGA TCACATTAAGAGCAACGTGGATGGCAGGTACCTGATCGATGGCGTTCCCTTCAGCTGCTGTAACCCAAACTCTCCCCGGCCCTGTATTCAGCGTCAGATCACCAACAACTCCGCACATTTCAACTACGAGTTTCAGACGGAGGAACTGAACTTGTGGATGACAGGTTGTCGAGAGGCTCTGCTCAGTTACTACACAGGGATGATGGCGACCATTGGGACCAGCGTGCTACTCTGCTATGTCACACAG CTCGGTGTGTTGACTGGACTGCGTTACCTCAGTATTGCAACAGAGGCTGTTGTTGGCCAGGAGAACCCTGAGTGTGACTCTGAGGGCTACTTGCTGGATAAAGGGCCGATGGAGATTATGCGTACTGCTACCAAAGCACTGAAGGACAAGTTCTGCTTTAACCAAGTGCAGACAGAACCAGCAGCAACAGAGAGCAACAAAACTGAAAAATAG